A genomic stretch from Longimicrobium sp. includes:
- the folP gene encoding dihydropteroate synthase, with protein MPTVSHDVWAIRGRVLSLDRPLVMGILNVTPDSFSDGGRFLNPARAVEQARRMAEDGADLLDVGGESTRPGAPAVSADEEAARVVPVLRAIKDALAIPVSVDTRKAEVAREALECGAHIINDVSGLGDARMAGVLAPSGAGLVLMHMRGTPETMQRMTDYGDVVDDVAAELGQALERADRAGIARERIVVDPGIGFAKTAEQNLELIAGLARLERRLGRPVLLGASRKSFIGALLGGVPADARDPGSVGACVAGLARGARIFRVHDVRSTRHALDVAHAVLRLSAEGP; from the coding sequence TTGCCGACCGTCTCCCATGACGTGTGGGCGATCCGCGGGCGGGTGCTTTCGCTGGACCGGCCGCTGGTGATGGGCATTCTGAACGTCACTCCGGACAGCTTCAGCGACGGCGGACGGTTCCTGAATCCTGCCCGCGCGGTGGAGCAGGCGCGGCGGATGGCGGAGGACGGCGCGGACCTGCTCGACGTCGGCGGCGAGTCTACCCGGCCCGGTGCCCCCGCCGTCTCCGCGGACGAAGAGGCGGCGCGCGTCGTGCCTGTGCTGCGGGCCATCAAGGACGCGCTCGCCATCCCCGTCTCCGTGGATACGCGCAAGGCTGAGGTGGCGCGGGAGGCGCTGGAGTGCGGCGCGCACATCATCAACGACGTGTCGGGGCTGGGCGATGCGCGGATGGCCGGCGTCCTCGCTCCCTCCGGCGCCGGGCTGGTGCTGATGCACATGCGCGGCACGCCCGAAACCATGCAGCGGATGACGGACTACGGCGACGTGGTGGACGACGTGGCGGCGGAGTTGGGGCAGGCGCTGGAGCGTGCGGACCGGGCCGGGATCGCGCGCGAGCGGATCGTGGTGGACCCGGGGATCGGGTTCGCCAAGACCGCGGAGCAGAACCTGGAGCTGATCGCCGGGTTGGCGCGTCTGGAGCGGCGGCTGGGCCGCCCCGTTCTGCTCGGCGCATCGCGCAAGTCGTTCATCGGCGCGCTCCTCGGCGGCGTTCCGGCGGACGCGCGCGACCCGGGGAGCGTCGGCGCGTGTGTGGCCGGGCTGGCGCGGGGCGCGCGCATCTTCCGCGTGCACGACGTACGCTCCACCCGCCACGCGCTGGACGTGGCGCACGCGGTGCTGCGGCTTTCGGCGGAGGGCCCGTGA